The following proteins come from a genomic window of Musa acuminata AAA Group cultivar baxijiao chromosome BXJ1-7, Cavendish_Baxijiao_AAA, whole genome shotgun sequence:
- the LOC135678744 gene encoding receptor kinase-like protein Xa21 isoform X1, translating to MQITIKSYGVTLQKFKLLPSEFTLKYIKQYPPMIYAIPPPKTTSMTPTMKDIPHCFASACAFWPSSLTFLILVLSCPPISTLNSSNENIDRLALLSFKSLVSDPIRALASWNDESLHFCRWRGVTCRNQSHLPRVTALELESLDLASKISPSLANLTFLRRLHLADNRLHGPIPQELGLLSHLQRLNLSSNALRGAIPHNLGRCSELQYMDLSNNLLEGEIPNDLGALSKLKILYLGGNHLTGSIPTDIGNLVSLRELYLHENQLIGSIPSEIGNMTSLTTLSLAINQLSGSVPLEIGKLVRLEELFLDVNQLTGTVPTSIGNLTSLVLLALSQNQLTGVIPHNLSHCSELQYIYLGNNTLEGEIPSDIGSLSNLKLLALGVNHLRGSIPPEIGNLANLITLDLSSNNLEHSIPPEIGNLVSLRKLILHENQLTGKIPLEIGNLSNLTILDLPRNKLSGSVPSEIGNLVRLVQLYLDSNQITGVIPASIGNLTSLILLDLSYNQLVGDIPPDLSHCSELQYVYLGNNTLEGKIPSDISSLTKLKFLYLAYNRLTGSIPPEIGNLGNLSVLSLFSNRLTGSIPSEIGSLVNLNDLSLYSNKLEGPVPRGIGNLVRLSILLLHDNQLTGIIPSEIGNLVNLTFLDLLSNGFVGPVPAAIGNLTSLTYLGLSFNNLGGVIPPSIWNLSSLRTLELQSNHFTGSIPRDMGITLPLLEALHINDNQFYGPLPISLSNATNLIEIQLYKNRFTGTIPRGLGSLQKVYHFDLCYNQLEARNAVEWGFLDDLANCSSLKYLQITSNKLGGFLPRSIVNFSTTLEWFEIDDNHIAGSIPAEIGNLVSLTLVRMNSNLFTGKIPATVGNLSNLHIMDLSRNYFTGEIPATLGHLTQLFELRLHSNQLQGSLPPSLGNCPLNLLDLSVNKLNGTVPKEIMAIPTLTRLLNVSYNSLEGSLPFEVGKLKNIGEFDISGNRLSGTIPRTLGDCQQLDSLDMAGNSFQGSIPSSFSQLKGLQSLDLSRNNLSGLIPEFLGNFKFLSYLNLSFNNFEGELPKHGIFTNLSAFSVLGNSKLCGGVQALNLPPCPTRSSHLSRKLVAAISVAGGIICLIFLLALFGIHRWIRKSKKEPRAADNRMVPHMMVTYAELLRATDGFSSANLIGVGSFGSVYKGLLNYEEYQLVAVKVLDLQQRGASRSFVAECEALRNVRHRNLVKILTVCTSTDYRGNDFKALLYEFMPNGSLEKWVHPEANEQGQTRALSLIKRLNILIDVASALDYLHHHGPEPIVHCDIKPSNVLLDHDMVAHVGDFGLARFLNSSPVEASQRSSTSMIFKGSIGYVAPEYGVANKVSVEGDVYSYGILLLETLTGKRPTGESFMDGLSLPIYVEMALPERVSEIIDPNLHFEEGEAANGHIQGTDYIRDKAVEYVNLSLRIGVRCAKESPQERMQMRDVISELTEIRNGWLHH from the exons ATGCAGATCACCATCAAATCATATGGGGTTACTCTACAAAAGtttaagcttttaccaagtgaattcaCACTCAAATATATCAAGCAATATCCTCCCATGATCTATGCAATACCTCCACCCAAGACGACCTCCATGACTCCAACCATGAAAGACATACCACACTGCTTCGCATCTGCATGTGCCTTCTGGCCATCGTCTTTAACGTTTCTAATTCTTGTGCTCTCATGTCCTCCCATATCCACCTTGAATTCAAGCAACGAGAACATCGATCGCCTCGCGCTCCTGTCCTTCAAGTCCCTCGTGTCCGATCCAATCCGAGCATTGGCCTCCTGGAACGATGAATCCCTCCATTTCTGCCGGTGGCGAGGTGTGACATGCCGCAACCAGAGTCATCTGCCGAGGGTCACAGCTTTGGAACTGGAGTCTCTCGATTTGGCCAGTAAGATCTCTCCATCTCTAGCCAACCTCACCTTCCTCCGGAGGCTCCACCTCGCCGACAACCGACTTCACGGTCCCATCCCGCAGGAGCTCGGCCTGCTTTCCCATCTTCAACGTCTAAACCTGAGCTCCAACGCTCTAAGAG GAGCCATCCCACACAACCTTGGCCGCTGCTCAGAACTACAATATATGGATTTGTCAAACAATCTCCTCGAAGGAGAGATTCCCAATGATCTCGGTGCCTTGTCAAAGCTGAAAATTCTCTACCTCGGGGGCAACCATCTTACAGGAAGCATTCCTACGGATATAGGGAATCTCGTCAGTCTAAGAGAACTTTATTTGCATGAAAACCAACTCATCGGTTCTATCCCATCTGAGATCGGAAACATGACAAGTTTGACGACTCTTTCTTTGGCTATCAACCAGCTTTCAGGATCTGTTCCTCTAGAGATCGGGAAGCTTGTCAGGCTTGAAGAACTTTTCTTGGATGTTAACCAACTCACTGGCACTGTTCCTACTTCAATAGGGAACCTCACTTCTCTTGTTTTACTTGCACTCTCACAGAATCAACTTACAGGCGTCATCCCACACAATCTTAGCCATTGCTCCGAACTACAATACATTTACCTGGGAAATAATACACTTGAAGGAGAGATTCCTAGTGATATCGGTTCTTTGTCAAATCTGAAGCTTCTCGCACTCGGGGTCAACCACCTCAGAGGAAGCATACCTCCAGAAATTGGGAACCTTGCGAATTTGATTACTCTCGATTTGTCAAGCAACAACCTCGAACATTCTATTCCTCCGGAGATCGGGAATCTCGTCAGTCTAAGAAAACTTATTTTGCATGAAAACCAACTCACGGGCAAAATCCCATTGGAGATTGGAAACCTTTCGAATCTGACTATTCTTGACTTGCCTCGGAATAAGCTTTCGGGATCTGTTCCTTCAGAGATTGGGAACCTTGTCAGACTCGTACAACTTTACTTGGATAGCAACCAAATCACCGGCGTCATTCCTGCCTCGATAGGGAACTTGACGTCTCTTATTTTGCTTGATCTCTCGTATAatcaacttgtaggagacatccCACCCGACCTTAGTCACTGTTCAGAACTACAATATGTTTATTTGGGAAATAATACACTTGAAGGAAAGATTCCGAGCGATATTAGTTCCTTGACAAAGTTGAAATTTCTCTACTTAGCGTACAACCGTCTCACAGGAAGCATTCCTCCAGAAATTGGAAACCTTGGGAATTTGTCTGTTCTTAGTTTGTTTAGCAACCGTCTCACAGGAAGCATTCCTTCAGAAATTGGAAGCCTTGTGAATTTGAATGATCTCAGTTTGTATAGCAACAAACTTGAAGGCCCTGTTCCACGGGGGATCGGGAATCTTGTCAGACTAAGTATACTTCTTTTGCATGATAACCAACTCACTGGAATTATACCATCTGAGATTGGAAACctcgtgaatctaacttttctcgATTTACTGTCCAATGGCTTTGTGGGCCCAGTTCCTGCAGCGATCGGAAACCTCACTTCCCTCACTTATCTTGGACTGTCATTCAACAATCTTGGAGGGGTCATCCCACCCTCCATTTGGAACCTCTCCTCTCTCAGAACCTTAGAGCTCCAGAGCAACCACTTTACCGGGTCTATTCCGCGGGATATGGGAATCACACTTCCCCTTCTTGAAGCACTACACATCAACGACAACCAGTTTTACGGGCCTCTTCCAATTTCACTGTCCAATGCTACCAACCTCATCGAAATTCAACTATATAAGAACAGATTCACAGGCACCATACCCAGAGGTTTGGGATCCTTACAGAAGGTATATCACTTTGATCTTTGTTATAATCAGCTAGAAGCAAGGAATGCTGTCGAATGGGGCTTCCTGGATGATTTAGCCAACTGTAGCAGCCTGAAATATTTGCAAATAACAAGCAACAAGCTCGGAGGCTTCCTGCCACGATCGATCGTCAATTTTTCTACAACCCTGGAATGGTTTGAAATCGACGACAACCACATAGCCGGAAGCATTCCGGCAGAGATCGGCAACCTGGTTTCTTTGACCTTGGTTCGGATGAACTCGAACCTTTTCACTGGTAAAATCCCTGCAACAGTGGGAAACCTTTCGAATTTACATATAATGGACTTGAGTAGGAACTACTTCACAGGAGAAATCCCAGCAACCCTTGGCCATCTAACTCAGCTATTCGAACTCCGCCTGCATTCGAATCAACTGCAAGGATCCTTACCTCCGAGCCTTGGAAACTGCCCTCTGAATCTCTTGGATCTTTCAGTCAACAAGTTAAATGGCACAGTGCCGAAAGAAATTATGGCCATCCCCACCCTCACCAGGTTACTTAATGTATCTTACAATTCATTGGAAGGATCTCTGCCATTTGAAGTTGGAAAACTAAAAAATATTGGTGAATTCGACATCTCTGGCAACAGACTATCAGGTACAATTCCAAGAACCCTTGGTGACTGTCAACAACTCGACAGTCTTGACATGGCAGGGAATTCATTCCAGGGATCAATCCCTTCGTCATTTAGCCAGCTGAAGGGGCTCCAATCGCTGGATCTTTCAAGAAACAACTTGTCCGGGCTCATACCAGAATTTCTTGGGAATTTTAAGTTCTTGAGCTATCTGAATCTCTCATTCAACAATTTTGAGGGTGAGCTTCCAAAACATGGCATCTTCACAAACCTCAGTGCGTTCTCTGTGCTTGGAAATAGTAAGCTTTGTGGGGGTGTCCAAGCTCTGAACCTGCCTCCCTGCCCCACCCGGTCATCACATTTATCCCGGAAGCTGGTAGCCGCGATCTCAGTTGCCGGGGGAATAATATGCCTAATCTTTCTCCTCGCTTTGTTTGGCATTCATCGTTGGATACGTAAGTCGAAGAAGGAACCTCGTGCCGCAGACAACAGAATGGTTCCACATATGATGGTCACATATGCCGAGTTGCTAAGAGCTACAGATGGTTTCTCTTCTGCTAATCTCATCGGCGTGGGAAGTTTTGGTTCGGTGTACAAAGGGTTACTCAATTACGAGGAATACCAACTTGTTGCTGTCAAGGTACTCGACCTCCAACAGAGAGGAGCTTCAAGGAGCTTCGTTGCTGAATGCGAAGCGCTGAGAAATGTCCGGCATCGGAACCTCGTCAAGATTTTAACAGTTTGCACAAGTACAGATTACCGGGGAAATGATTTCAAAGCTTTGCTTTATGAGTTCATGCCGAATGGGAGCTTAGAGAAGTGGGTGCATCCAGAAGCAAACGAGCAAGGTCAGACGCGGGCGTTAAGCCTCATCAAAAGGTTAAATATATTGATCGATGTGGCCTCCGCATTAGATTACCTCCACCACCATGGGCCAGAGCCGATTGTCCACTGCGACATAAAGCCAAGCAATGTTCTTTTGGACCATGACATGGTAGCTCATGTTGGAGACTTTGGATTGGCGAGGTTCCTCAACAGCAGCCCCGTTGAAGCATCTCAAAGATCTTCTACCTCCATGATATTCAAGGGGTCCATCGGTTACGTTGCTCCAG AGTATGGAGTGGCCAACAAAGTTTCGGTCGAAGGGGATGTCTATAGTTACGGGATACTTCTGCTGGAAACACTCACGGGGAAGAGGCCTACCGGTGAAAGTT
- the LOC135678744 gene encoding receptor kinase-like protein Xa21 isoform X2, whose protein sequence is MQITIKSYGVTLQKFKLLPSEFTLKYIKQYPPMIYAIPPPKTTSMTPTMKDIPHCFASACAFWPSSLTFLILVLSCPPISTLNSSNENIDRLALLSFKSLVSDPIRALASWNDESLHFCRWRGVTCRNQSHLPRVTALELESLDLASKISPSLANLTFLRRLHLADNRLHGPIPQELGLLSHLQRLNLSSNALRGAIPHNLGRCSELQYMDLSNNLLEGEIPNDLGALSKLKILYLGGNHLTGSIPTDIGNLVSLRELYLHENQLIGSIPSEIGNMTSLTTLSLAINQLSGSVPLEIGKLVRLEELFLDVNQLTGTVPTSIGNLTSLVLLALSQNQLTGVIPHNLSHCSELQYIYLGNNTLEGEIPSDIGSLSNLKLLALGVNHLRGSIPPEIGNLANLITLDLSSNNLEHSIPPEIGNLVSLRKLILHENQLTGKIPLEIGNLSNLTILDLPRNKLSGSVPSEIGNLVRLVQLYLDSNQITGVIPASIGNLTSLILLDLSYNQLVGDIPPDLSHCSELQYVYLGNNTLEGKIPSDISSLTKLKFLYLAYNRLTGSIPPEIGNLGNLSVLSLFSNRLTGSIPSEIGSLVNLNDLSLYSNKLEGPVPRGIGNLVRLSILLLHDNQLTGIIPSEIGNLVNLTFLDLLSNGFVGPVPAAIGNLTSLTYLGLSFNNLGGVIPPSIWNLSSLRTLELQSNHFTGSIPRDMGITLPLLEALHINDNQFYGPLPISLSNATNLIEIQLYKNRFTGTIPRGLGSLQKVYHFDLCYNQLEARNAVEWGFLDDLANCSSLKYLQITSNKLGGFLPRSIVNFSTTLEWFEIDDNHIAGSIPAEIGNLVSLTLVRMNSNLFTGEIPATLGHLTQLFELRLHSNQLQGSLPPSLGNCPLNLLDLSVNKLNGTVPKEIMAIPTLTRLLNVSYNSLEGSLPFEVGKLKNIGEFDISGNRLSGTIPRTLGDCQQLDSLDMAGNSFQGSIPSSFSQLKGLQSLDLSRNNLSGLIPEFLGNFKFLSYLNLSFNNFEGELPKHGIFTNLSAFSVLGNSKLCGGVQALNLPPCPTRSSHLSRKLVAAISVAGGIICLIFLLALFGIHRWIRKSKKEPRAADNRMVPHMMVTYAELLRATDGFSSANLIGVGSFGSVYKGLLNYEEYQLVAVKVLDLQQRGASRSFVAECEALRNVRHRNLVKILTVCTSTDYRGNDFKALLYEFMPNGSLEKWVHPEANEQGQTRALSLIKRLNILIDVASALDYLHHHGPEPIVHCDIKPSNVLLDHDMVAHVGDFGLARFLNSSPVEASQRSSTSMIFKGSIGYVAPEYGVANKVSVEGDVYSYGILLLETLTGKRPTGESFMDGLSLPIYVEMALPERVSEIIDPNLHFEEGEAANGHIQGTDYIRDKAVEYVNLSLRIGVRCAKESPQERMQMRDVISELTEIRNGWLHH, encoded by the exons ATGCAGATCACCATCAAATCATATGGGGTTACTCTACAAAAGtttaagcttttaccaagtgaattcaCACTCAAATATATCAAGCAATATCCTCCCATGATCTATGCAATACCTCCACCCAAGACGACCTCCATGACTCCAACCATGAAAGACATACCACACTGCTTCGCATCTGCATGTGCCTTCTGGCCATCGTCTTTAACGTTTCTAATTCTTGTGCTCTCATGTCCTCCCATATCCACCTTGAATTCAAGCAACGAGAACATCGATCGCCTCGCGCTCCTGTCCTTCAAGTCCCTCGTGTCCGATCCAATCCGAGCATTGGCCTCCTGGAACGATGAATCCCTCCATTTCTGCCGGTGGCGAGGTGTGACATGCCGCAACCAGAGTCATCTGCCGAGGGTCACAGCTTTGGAACTGGAGTCTCTCGATTTGGCCAGTAAGATCTCTCCATCTCTAGCCAACCTCACCTTCCTCCGGAGGCTCCACCTCGCCGACAACCGACTTCACGGTCCCATCCCGCAGGAGCTCGGCCTGCTTTCCCATCTTCAACGTCTAAACCTGAGCTCCAACGCTCTAAGAG GAGCCATCCCACACAACCTTGGCCGCTGCTCAGAACTACAATATATGGATTTGTCAAACAATCTCCTCGAAGGAGAGATTCCCAATGATCTCGGTGCCTTGTCAAAGCTGAAAATTCTCTACCTCGGGGGCAACCATCTTACAGGAAGCATTCCTACGGATATAGGGAATCTCGTCAGTCTAAGAGAACTTTATTTGCATGAAAACCAACTCATCGGTTCTATCCCATCTGAGATCGGAAACATGACAAGTTTGACGACTCTTTCTTTGGCTATCAACCAGCTTTCAGGATCTGTTCCTCTAGAGATCGGGAAGCTTGTCAGGCTTGAAGAACTTTTCTTGGATGTTAACCAACTCACTGGCACTGTTCCTACTTCAATAGGGAACCTCACTTCTCTTGTTTTACTTGCACTCTCACAGAATCAACTTACAGGCGTCATCCCACACAATCTTAGCCATTGCTCCGAACTACAATACATTTACCTGGGAAATAATACACTTGAAGGAGAGATTCCTAGTGATATCGGTTCTTTGTCAAATCTGAAGCTTCTCGCACTCGGGGTCAACCACCTCAGAGGAAGCATACCTCCAGAAATTGGGAACCTTGCGAATTTGATTACTCTCGATTTGTCAAGCAACAACCTCGAACATTCTATTCCTCCGGAGATCGGGAATCTCGTCAGTCTAAGAAAACTTATTTTGCATGAAAACCAACTCACGGGCAAAATCCCATTGGAGATTGGAAACCTTTCGAATCTGACTATTCTTGACTTGCCTCGGAATAAGCTTTCGGGATCTGTTCCTTCAGAGATTGGGAACCTTGTCAGACTCGTACAACTTTACTTGGATAGCAACCAAATCACCGGCGTCATTCCTGCCTCGATAGGGAACTTGACGTCTCTTATTTTGCTTGATCTCTCGTATAatcaacttgtaggagacatccCACCCGACCTTAGTCACTGTTCAGAACTACAATATGTTTATTTGGGAAATAATACACTTGAAGGAAAGATTCCGAGCGATATTAGTTCCTTGACAAAGTTGAAATTTCTCTACTTAGCGTACAACCGTCTCACAGGAAGCATTCCTCCAGAAATTGGAAACCTTGGGAATTTGTCTGTTCTTAGTTTGTTTAGCAACCGTCTCACAGGAAGCATTCCTTCAGAAATTGGAAGCCTTGTGAATTTGAATGATCTCAGTTTGTATAGCAACAAACTTGAAGGCCCTGTTCCACGGGGGATCGGGAATCTTGTCAGACTAAGTATACTTCTTTTGCATGATAACCAACTCACTGGAATTATACCATCTGAGATTGGAAACctcgtgaatctaacttttctcgATTTACTGTCCAATGGCTTTGTGGGCCCAGTTCCTGCAGCGATCGGAAACCTCACTTCCCTCACTTATCTTGGACTGTCATTCAACAATCTTGGAGGGGTCATCCCACCCTCCATTTGGAACCTCTCCTCTCTCAGAACCTTAGAGCTCCAGAGCAACCACTTTACCGGGTCTATTCCGCGGGATATGGGAATCACACTTCCCCTTCTTGAAGCACTACACATCAACGACAACCAGTTTTACGGGCCTCTTCCAATTTCACTGTCCAATGCTACCAACCTCATCGAAATTCAACTATATAAGAACAGATTCACAGGCACCATACCCAGAGGTTTGGGATCCTTACAGAAGGTATATCACTTTGATCTTTGTTATAATCAGCTAGAAGCAAGGAATGCTGTCGAATGGGGCTTCCTGGATGATTTAGCCAACTGTAGCAGCCTGAAATATTTGCAAATAACAAGCAACAAGCTCGGAGGCTTCCTGCCACGATCGATCGTCAATTTTTCTACAACCCTGGAATGGTTTGAAATCGACGACAACCACATAGCCGGAAGCATTCCGGCAGAGATCGGCAACCTGGTTTCTTTGACCTTGGTTCGGATGAACTCGAACCTTTTCACTG GAGAAATCCCAGCAACCCTTGGCCATCTAACTCAGCTATTCGAACTCCGCCTGCATTCGAATCAACTGCAAGGATCCTTACCTCCGAGCCTTGGAAACTGCCCTCTGAATCTCTTGGATCTTTCAGTCAACAAGTTAAATGGCACAGTGCCGAAAGAAATTATGGCCATCCCCACCCTCACCAGGTTACTTAATGTATCTTACAATTCATTGGAAGGATCTCTGCCATTTGAAGTTGGAAAACTAAAAAATATTGGTGAATTCGACATCTCTGGCAACAGACTATCAGGTACAATTCCAAGAACCCTTGGTGACTGTCAACAACTCGACAGTCTTGACATGGCAGGGAATTCATTCCAGGGATCAATCCCTTCGTCATTTAGCCAGCTGAAGGGGCTCCAATCGCTGGATCTTTCAAGAAACAACTTGTCCGGGCTCATACCAGAATTTCTTGGGAATTTTAAGTTCTTGAGCTATCTGAATCTCTCATTCAACAATTTTGAGGGTGAGCTTCCAAAACATGGCATCTTCACAAACCTCAGTGCGTTCTCTGTGCTTGGAAATAGTAAGCTTTGTGGGGGTGTCCAAGCTCTGAACCTGCCTCCCTGCCCCACCCGGTCATCACATTTATCCCGGAAGCTGGTAGCCGCGATCTCAGTTGCCGGGGGAATAATATGCCTAATCTTTCTCCTCGCTTTGTTTGGCATTCATCGTTGGATACGTAAGTCGAAGAAGGAACCTCGTGCCGCAGACAACAGAATGGTTCCACATATGATGGTCACATATGCCGAGTTGCTAAGAGCTACAGATGGTTTCTCTTCTGCTAATCTCATCGGCGTGGGAAGTTTTGGTTCGGTGTACAAAGGGTTACTCAATTACGAGGAATACCAACTTGTTGCTGTCAAGGTACTCGACCTCCAACAGAGAGGAGCTTCAAGGAGCTTCGTTGCTGAATGCGAAGCGCTGAGAAATGTCCGGCATCGGAACCTCGTCAAGATTTTAACAGTTTGCACAAGTACAGATTACCGGGGAAATGATTTCAAAGCTTTGCTTTATGAGTTCATGCCGAATGGGAGCTTAGAGAAGTGGGTGCATCCAGAAGCAAACGAGCAAGGTCAGACGCGGGCGTTAAGCCTCATCAAAAGGTTAAATATATTGATCGATGTGGCCTCCGCATTAGATTACCTCCACCACCATGGGCCAGAGCCGATTGTCCACTGCGACATAAAGCCAAGCAATGTTCTTTTGGACCATGACATGGTAGCTCATGTTGGAGACTTTGGATTGGCGAGGTTCCTCAACAGCAGCCCCGTTGAAGCATCTCAAAGATCTTCTACCTCCATGATATTCAAGGGGTCCATCGGTTACGTTGCTCCAG AGTATGGAGTGGCCAACAAAGTTTCGGTCGAAGGGGATGTCTATAGTTACGGGATACTTCTGCTGGAAACACTCACGGGGAAGAGGCCTACCGGTGAAAGTT